In Notolabrus celidotus isolate fNotCel1 chromosome 10, fNotCel1.pri, whole genome shotgun sequence, one DNA window encodes the following:
- the cfap65 gene encoding cilia- and flagella-associated protein 65 isoform X2 — translation MGALHGWKRYHTCKVGPQQSMSMSVAVLLGKDPRIYQRQRSENRPRKASSRKSCFLGLETKPELIWEDWDLQRELTKTLVLKNTHSKLQKLHVRPPVSKFFTTLIPKIIFLSPGVSVSVPITFTPLQRCEYEDNIEFQCKDGSFQVCLRATLPCLTLEVPDSVLLPVCAVQHSSLTTFLLRNVSKLQTYFQWESSLPFHLNPEEGSLKPGQECEITVVFQPQEALVYQQQAYCRFGEEEDQVESFCTVLLQGLAKYPCLQLRTPGTKYDKQLLSLHFSSVAVGHSLQKRFEVFNPSPVHAFFSISPLSDDVPLLGSEFSCVQSKVEVAPGGSLQATITYTPAVVDVSSVEYFSLKCRGALSEPLLKLTGNSIGPEVSLSSSVLDFGCVEEGRTVIRTLELVNSSSVEAIYQWDLDCSGHSVFRICPASGTVNPHSHITLKAVYRPTLPIAHHRRVACLILHREPMFLDLIGTCHSELQKPVVLKPEHLVLYKLHWCRGQDLSDTHSAVQQDQNVHPDQQGELSPLQESNQSTTSMEEYFQSSLGCMDPQSCSSSSFSPHVSVVPCELLFNHKTSSSLTASCSSAQSVSITNHTRGKLSLAWTAAQDSPFSVSPSSWDLAPMKSTSFRVNYDPKQINTLHEAQLECFAYFKENHHLEGQLLCPPWSVTVRIIGHSFQPGKEHFAPRCSLKPHRVVFPALSVLSYRTVLLQNCGELPLTFCLDHTSNSALADSVSVAPSCGLIQPLNHQILTLRTIPSEDNPKQELSLRLQLNASKHTQELVVVSVVEKMRVSLEGDGSLYFQPTAVGSQTQRSHHIRNLSSLPLRFKWSISEPDQELICVEPDAGELQPNERSVQIWSFSPLEEKKYTLKATLTFWPIQSPGSSRSHLPLKVVGMGSKGFLKAKTEVLDVGEILVGGYRSIEVPLVNSSPCPVSFRLSVQQTLLDEESIHDIQTVPKDLKLDHERGTVSSHSTMPLQLTVRPHKRAQYQWIISYQTLSASGNVLSPTQAVCQVLAKGVFPTLKVIDVCSGGIAERLSKVHLWKLFSLDRFNEHLLSNPSSVELTYRTPTRHSTRSSPSIFTQTLMDFNFSAAPLHSDPSTFMLMFHNPGSLPVDWAFLFPEDQQIELEYWAETGEFSNTELYQMKVQDNRLFSISPSSGTLLPGQQRAVCLSYSHDFAGTDRFPVVFKISHGREILLNFQGVTTETDRPYLHFSSKRHVFTSVTIGDCNPPRQVYELHNGGAVPVHYEVDRTILLQLQVDNFNHPLLCCLNPEDVVQPGETAMLEWIFFPLEAKVYHMDILIHVQDGDSTLVRFEGCGLNPPTLCSTNRLKFNDSRNSELCVHRLPFPGQVVFLSENSVSLGNILVGSRSSRMLCLTNVTHADTVHYTWDQQSNQQVVHIHPKQGILHPGDSAVCFLTFTATDYPSDYQLDVICQIMQEAALIRYQVSLQRWEEEKERQRVEFTITDKDLLGCQMVLKDKLQEPVAASVRKGPALRKYKTLPAICARAGRQTEVCNKLTRAERWLQREASKVWCRPEAPQPSLLHLGITARSHGLLDYLTHFPDQCNEQYECRQLVMPHTSETTGLSSVTHGPDSEVIMEVLTSVLRDILDDSAFTQSLIPLASKPNTYRLPETTPSQPSLPSLPRPTSAPHPQVTSSVTMAVQQEQHNPVDSQCTAGGSAKRPQTETALHRSHVPADISEDVLLNTIQNLMMEAVRGELVLTAHPRSVNLPPVSPR, via the exons ATGGGAGCCCTCCATGGATGGAAAAGATATCACA CATGCAAAGTTGGGCCACAGCAGTCCATGTCTATGTCTGTGGCAGTGCtattaggcaag GACCCAAGGATCTACCAAAGGCAGAGGAGTGAAAATCGCCCACGAAAAGCTTCCAGCCGAAAAAGCTGCTTCTTAGGTCTCGAAACAAAGCCAGAGCTGATATGGGAGGACTGGGACCTGCAAAGAGAGCTCACCAAGACATTGGTGTTAAAGAATACACACAGCAAGCTGCAAAAACTACATGTCAG GCCACCTGTGTCCAAGTTCTTCACCACCTTGATACCCAAGATCATTTTTCTCAGTCCAGGGGTCTCTGTCTCAGTGCCAATCACCTTCACACCACTGCAGAGG TGTGAGTATGAAGACAACATTGAGTTTCAGTGTAAAGATGGAAGCTTCCAAGTCTGTCTCCGTGCGACCCTTCCCTGTCTTACTCTGGAGGTTCCAGACTCTGTGCTGCTGCCGGTCTGTGCTGTCCAACACTCCTCTCTTACCACTTTCCTGCTCAGGAATGTGAG TAAACTACAGACATACTTCCAGTGGGAGAGCTCTCTACCGTTCCACCTAAACCCAGAGGAGGGCTCTCTGAAGCCAGGCCAAGAGTGTGAAATCACTGTGGTCTTCCAACCACAAGAGGCGCTGGTGTACCAGCAACAGGCCTACTGCAGGTTTGGGGAGGAAGAGGACCAGGTGGAGAGCTTTTGCACTGTGCTGCTGCAAGGACTAG CCAAGTACCCATGTCTACAGCTGAGAACTCCTGGGACCAAGTATGACAAACAACTGCTCAGTCTGCACTTCAGCTCTGTAGCAGTCGGCCATAGTCTGCAGAAACGCTTTGAGGTTTTCAACCCCTCCCCT GTACATGCCTTTTTCTCAATTTCACCACTCTCCGATGACGTGCCTTTGTTGGGGTCAGAATTCAGCTGTGTTCAGAGCAAGGTTGAGGTAGCACCAGGTGGATCTCTTCAGGCTACAATCACGTACACCCCTGCTGTGGTGGACGTAAGCTCTGTTGAGTACTTCTCTCTAAAATGTAGAGGAGCACTTAGTGAGCCTCTGCTCAAACTCACTGGAAACTCTATAG GTCCCGAAGTGTCCTTGTCTTCCTCCGTTTTGGACTTCGGCTGTGTTGAGGAAGGACGAACGGTCATACGCACACTGGAACTGGTTAATTCTTCCTCTGTTGAAGCTATCTACCAATGGGACCTTGACTGTAGTGGGCATAGTGTGTTCAGAATATGTCCAGCAAGTGGCACTGTAAACCCACATAGCCACATCACACTGAAGGCAGTTTATAGGCCCACACTGCCTATTGCACATCACAGGAGAGTGGCTTGCCTCATACTGCACAGG GAACCCATGTTCCTTGACCTGATTGGGACTTGTCACTCAGAGCTCCAGAAACCAGTCGTTCTGAAACCTGAACACTTGGTTTTGTACAAGCTCCACTGGTGCCGTGGACAGGATCTGTCTGATACTCACAGTGCCGTGCAGCAAGATCAAAATGTACACCCGGATCAACAAGGAGAGCTCAGCCCTCTGCAGGAG TCAAACCAGTCAACAACTTCTATGGAGGAATATTTCCAGTCTAGCTTGGGATGCATGGATCCACAATCTTGTAGTTCATCTTCATTTTCTCCACATGTATCTGTGGTGCCTTGTGAGCTTTTGTTTAACCACAAAACATCCTCATCTTTAACTGCTTCATGCTCCTCTGCTCAGTCTGTGTCCATCACCAACCACACCAGGGGGAAACTCAG CCTAGCATGGACTGCAGCCCAAGACTCCCCATTCTCTGTCTCACCCTCCTCATGGGACCTGGCTCCTATGAAGTCCACCTCATTCCGCGTGAACTATGACCCCAAGCAGATCAACACTCTTCACGAAGCACAACTTGAGTGCTTTGCATATTTTAAG GAAAATCATCACCTAGAGGGGCAACTGCTGTGTCCACCCTGGTCTGTGACTGTCAGAATCATAGGTCACTCCTTTCAGCCAGGCAAAGAGCATTTTGCCCCACGCTGCTCACTAAAGCCCCATCGAGTG GTATTCCCAGCTCTCAGTGTTCTTTCCTATCGGACAGTCCTTCTCCAGAATTGTGGCGAGCTCCCCCTCACTTTCTGTCTGGACCATACCTCAAACTCTGCTCTGGCAGATTCGGTCTCTGTAGCGCCCAGCTGTGGATTGATCCAGCCTTTGAATCACCAAATCCTCACCCTCAGGACAATTCCCTCAGAAGACAATCCCAAACAGGAGCTCAGTTTACGCCTCCAGCTCAATGCATCAAAACACACTCAG GAACTGGTTGTAGTCAGTGTGGTGGAAAAGATGCGTGTGTCCCTGGAAGGAGACGGCAGTTTGTATTTCCAGCCGACAGCTGTGGGCTCACAGACTCAGCGCTCTCACCACATCAGGAACCTCAGCAGCCTACCTCTACG TTTCAAATGGAGCATTTCAGAGCCAGACCAGGAGCTTATCTGTGTTGAACCAGATGCTGGGGAACTGCAGCCAAATGAGCGCTCA GTTCAGATCTGGTCCTTCAGccccctggaggaaaaaaaatacacacttaaAGCTACTCTCACCTTCTGGCCAATCCAATCACCTGGATCAAGCAGATCTCACCTCCCCCTTAAAGTGGTTGGAATGGGCTCTAAAGGCTTCTTAAAG GCAAAGACAGAAGTTCTGGATGTTGGGGAGATACTGGTCGGAGGCTATCGCTCAATTGAGGTTCCTCTGGTGAACAGCAGTCCTTGTCCTGTCTCATttcgtctctctgtgcagcagacTCTTCTGGATGAGGAATCCATTCATGACATCCAGACTGTGCCAAAAG ACCTAAAGCTGGACCATGAGAGGGGAACAGTGTCCTCACACTCGACAATGCCCCTTCAACTCACTGTGAGACCTCACAAACGAGCCCAGTACCAGTGGATCATCAGCTACCAGACACTGAGTGCCAGTG GAAATGTGTTATCCCCCACCCAAGCAGTGTGCCAAGTGCTTGCCAAGGGTGTATTTCCCACTCTAAAGGTTATTGATGTGTGCAGTGGCGGCATTGCAGAAAGACTCAGCAAGGTGCATCTGTGGAAACTCTTCTCACTTGACAGATTCAATGAGCACCTGCTTTCCAACCCCTCCTCTGTAGAGCTCACTTACAGGACCCCTACCAGGCACAG TACGcgctcctctccctccatcttcaCTCAAACATTGATGGATTTCAACTTCAGTGCTGCTCCCCTGCATTCAGACCCTTCAACTTTTATGTTAATGTTCCATAACCCCGGCTCCCTCCCTGTGGATTG GGCCTTCTTGTTTCCAGAGGACCAACAGATAGAGCTGGAATACTGGGCTGAGACAGGAGAGTTTAGCAACACTGAGCTGTACCAGATGAAG GTTCAGGACAATCGTTTGTTCAGCATTTCTCCTTCCTCTGGAACTTTGCTCCctggccagcagagggcagtatGCCTCAGCTACAG CCATGACTTTGCTGGGACTGATCGatttcctgttgtgttcaaaattTCTCATGGTAGAGAAATCCTG CTGAACTTTCAGGGGGTGACAACGGAAACAGACAGACCATATCTCCACTTTAGCTCCAAACGACATGTCTTCACTTCTGTAACAATTGGGGACTGTAATCCTCCAAGACAG GTGTATGAACTACACAACGGTGGTGCAGTGCCAGTCCATTATGAGGTGGACAGAACAATCTTACTACAGCTACAGGTGGACAACTTCAACCATCCATTGCTGTGCTGCCTCAATCCAGAGGACGTAGTCCAACCAGGAGAGACAGCCATGCTAGAGTGGATTTTCTTTCCATTAGAGGCTAAGGTGTACCAC atGGATATTCTTATACATGTTCAAGATGGAGACTCCACACTGGTGAGGTTTGAAGGATGTGGTTTAAATCCTCCAACACTGTGCTCTACAAACCGATTGAAGTTCAATGACAGTAGAAATTCTGAGCTCTGTGTCCATAGGCTGCCCTTCCCGGGTCAG gtggtaTTCCTGTCTGAGAACAGTGTATCTCTGGGAAACATACTTGTTGGTTCACGATCTTCAAGAATGCTCTGCCTGACCAATGTGACCCATGCAGACACTGTCCACTATACATGGGACCAGCAGAGCAATCAGCAG GTGGTGCACATCCATCCAAAGCAAGGTATTTTGCATCCAGGTGAcagtgctgtttgttttcttaccttcaCCGCTACTGACTACCCCTCGGACTACCAGCTGGATGTCATCTGTCAG ATAATGCAGGAAGCTGCACTGATTCGTTACCAAGTTTCTCTGCAGCGttgggaggaagagaaagagagacagcgAGTTGAGTTCACAATTACAGACAAAGATCTTCTGGGATGTCAGATGGTACTAAAAGATAAG TTACAGGAACCTGTGGCAGCTTCAGTCAGAAAAGGGCCAGCGCTCAGGAAATACAAG ACTCTTCCAGCTATCTGTGCCAGAGCTGGTCGTCAAACAGAGGTTTGTAATAAGCTAACAAGAGCAGAGCGATGGCTGCAGCGAGAAGCGTCAAAAGTGTGGTGTCGCCCTGAAGCCCCCCAACCTTCTCTGCTGCATCTAGGCATTACAGCACGATCCCATGGGCTTCTGGACTACCTTACCCACTTCCCGGATCAGTGCAATGAGCAGTATGA ATGCCGTCAGTTGGTGATGCCTCACACATCTGAAACGACTGGCCTGTCCTCAGTGACACATGGCCCTGACAGTGAAGTCATCATGGAAGTTCTCACCTCTGTGCTCAG GGACATCCTTGATGACTCAGCCTTCACCCAGTCTCTGATCCCCTTGGCATCCAAGCCTAATACATACCGCCTTCCAGAAACGACTCCCTCACAACCCTCCCTCCCTTCACTGCCCCGTCCAACATCTGCACCTCACCCTCAGGTTACATCGAGTGTGACAATGGCTGTGCAGCAAGAACAGCACAACCCAGTGGACAGTCAGTGCACCGCAGGAGGTTCAGCAAAAAGGCCCCAAACAGAAACCGCACTGCACAGGAGTCATgtgcctgctgacatcagtgaAGACGTGCTGCTAAACACCATCCAGAACCTGATGATGGAAGCTGTCAGAGGAGAGCTTGTACTTACAGCACACCCCCGCTCTGTTAATCTGCCACCTGTTTCACCCAGGTGA
- the cfap65 gene encoding cilia- and flagella-associated protein 65 isoform X3, translating into MGALHGWKRYHTCKVGPQQSMSMSVAVLLGKQDPRIYQRQRSENRPRKASSRKSCFLGLETKPELIWEDWDLQRELTKTLVLKNTHSKLQKLHVRPPVSKFFTTLIPKIIFLSPGVSVSVPITFTPLQRCEYEDNIEFQCKDGSFQVCLRATLPCLTLEVPDSVLLPVCAVQHSSLTTFLLRNVSKLQTYFQWESSLPFHLNPEEGSLKPGQECEITVVFQPQEALVYQQQAYCRFGEEEDQVESFCTVLLQGLAKYPCLQLRTPGTKYDKQLLSLHFSSVAVGHSLQKRFEVFNPSPVHAFFSISPLSDDVPLLGSEFSCVQSKVEVAPGGSLQATITYTPAVVDVSSVEYFSLKCRGALSEPLLKLTGNSIGPEVSLSSSVLDFGCVEEGRTVIRTLELVNSSSVEAIYQWDLDCSGHSVFRICPASGTVNPHSHITLKAVYRPTLPIAHHRRVACLILHREPMFLDLIGTCHSELQKPVVLKPEHLVLYKLHWCRGQDLSDTHSAVQQDQNVHPDQQGELSPLQESNQSTTSMEEYFQSSLGCMDPQSCSSSSFSPHVSVVPCELLFNHKTSSSLTASCSSAQSVSITNHTRGKLSLAWTAAQDSPFSVSPSSWDLAPMKSTSFRVNYDPKQINTLHEAQLECFAYFKENHHLEGQLLCPPWSVTVRIIGHSFQPGKEHFAPRCSLKPHRVVFPALSVLSYRTVLLQNCGELPLTFCLDHTSNSALADSVSVAPSCGLIQPLNHQILTLRTIPSEDNPKQELSLRLQLNASKHTQELVVVSVVEKMRVSLEGDGSLYFQPTAVGSQTQRSHHIRNLSSLPLRFKWSISEPDQELICVEPDAGELQPNERSVQIWSFSPLEEKKYTLKATLTFWPIQSPGSSRSHLPLKVVGMGSKGFLKAKTEVLDVGEILVGGYRSIEVPLVNSSPCPVSFRLSVQQTLLDEESIHDIQTVPKDLKLDHERGTVSSHSTMPLQLTVRPHKRAQYQWIISYQTLSASGNVLSPTQAVCQVLAKGVFPTLKVIDVCSGGIAERLSKVHLWKLFSLDRFNEHLLSNPSSVELTYRTPTRHSTRSSPSIFTQTLMDFNFSAAPLHSDPSTFMLMFHNPGSLPVDWAFLFPEDQQIELEYWAETGEFSNTELYQMKVQDNRLFSISPSSGTLLPGQQRAVCLSYSHDFAGTDRFPVVFKISHGREILLNFQGVTTETDRPYLHFSSKRHVFTSVTIGDCNPPRQVYELHNGGAVPVHYEVDRTILLQLQVDNFNHPLLCCLNPEDVVQPGETAMLEWIFFPLEAKVYHMDILIHVQDGDSTLVRFEGCGLNPPTLCSTNRLKFNDSRNSELCVHRLPFPGQVVFLSENSVSLGNILVGSRSSRMLCLTNVTHADTVHYTWDQQSNQQVVHIHPKQGILHPGDSAVCFLTFTATDYPSDYQLDVICQIMQEAALIRYQVSLQRWEEEKERQRVEFTITDKDLLGCQMVLKDKLQEPVAASVRKGPALRKYKTLPAICARAGRQTEVCNKLTRAERWLQREASKVWCRPEAPQPSLLHLGITARSHGLLDYLTHFPDQCNEQCRQLVMPHTSETTGLSSVTHGPDSEVIMEVLTSVLRDILDDSAFTQSLIPLASKPNTYRLPETTPSQPSLPSLPRPTSAPHPQVTSSVTMAVQQEQHNPVDSQCTAGGSAKRPQTETALHRSHVPADISEDVLLNTIQNLMMEAVRGELVLTAHPRSVNLPPVSPR; encoded by the exons ATGGGAGCCCTCCATGGATGGAAAAGATATCACA CATGCAAAGTTGGGCCACAGCAGTCCATGTCTATGTCTGTGGCAGTGCtattaggcaag CAGGACCCAAGGATCTACCAAAGGCAGAGGAGTGAAAATCGCCCACGAAAAGCTTCCAGCCGAAAAAGCTGCTTCTTAGGTCTCGAAACAAAGCCAGAGCTGATATGGGAGGACTGGGACCTGCAAAGAGAGCTCACCAAGACATTGGTGTTAAAGAATACACACAGCAAGCTGCAAAAACTACATGTCAG GCCACCTGTGTCCAAGTTCTTCACCACCTTGATACCCAAGATCATTTTTCTCAGTCCAGGGGTCTCTGTCTCAGTGCCAATCACCTTCACACCACTGCAGAGG TGTGAGTATGAAGACAACATTGAGTTTCAGTGTAAAGATGGAAGCTTCCAAGTCTGTCTCCGTGCGACCCTTCCCTGTCTTACTCTGGAGGTTCCAGACTCTGTGCTGCTGCCGGTCTGTGCTGTCCAACACTCCTCTCTTACCACTTTCCTGCTCAGGAATGTGAG TAAACTACAGACATACTTCCAGTGGGAGAGCTCTCTACCGTTCCACCTAAACCCAGAGGAGGGCTCTCTGAAGCCAGGCCAAGAGTGTGAAATCACTGTGGTCTTCCAACCACAAGAGGCGCTGGTGTACCAGCAACAGGCCTACTGCAGGTTTGGGGAGGAAGAGGACCAGGTGGAGAGCTTTTGCACTGTGCTGCTGCAAGGACTAG CCAAGTACCCATGTCTACAGCTGAGAACTCCTGGGACCAAGTATGACAAACAACTGCTCAGTCTGCACTTCAGCTCTGTAGCAGTCGGCCATAGTCTGCAGAAACGCTTTGAGGTTTTCAACCCCTCCCCT GTACATGCCTTTTTCTCAATTTCACCACTCTCCGATGACGTGCCTTTGTTGGGGTCAGAATTCAGCTGTGTTCAGAGCAAGGTTGAGGTAGCACCAGGTGGATCTCTTCAGGCTACAATCACGTACACCCCTGCTGTGGTGGACGTAAGCTCTGTTGAGTACTTCTCTCTAAAATGTAGAGGAGCACTTAGTGAGCCTCTGCTCAAACTCACTGGAAACTCTATAG GTCCCGAAGTGTCCTTGTCTTCCTCCGTTTTGGACTTCGGCTGTGTTGAGGAAGGACGAACGGTCATACGCACACTGGAACTGGTTAATTCTTCCTCTGTTGAAGCTATCTACCAATGGGACCTTGACTGTAGTGGGCATAGTGTGTTCAGAATATGTCCAGCAAGTGGCACTGTAAACCCACATAGCCACATCACACTGAAGGCAGTTTATAGGCCCACACTGCCTATTGCACATCACAGGAGAGTGGCTTGCCTCATACTGCACAGG GAACCCATGTTCCTTGACCTGATTGGGACTTGTCACTCAGAGCTCCAGAAACCAGTCGTTCTGAAACCTGAACACTTGGTTTTGTACAAGCTCCACTGGTGCCGTGGACAGGATCTGTCTGATACTCACAGTGCCGTGCAGCAAGATCAAAATGTACACCCGGATCAACAAGGAGAGCTCAGCCCTCTGCAGGAG TCAAACCAGTCAACAACTTCTATGGAGGAATATTTCCAGTCTAGCTTGGGATGCATGGATCCACAATCTTGTAGTTCATCTTCATTTTCTCCACATGTATCTGTGGTGCCTTGTGAGCTTTTGTTTAACCACAAAACATCCTCATCTTTAACTGCTTCATGCTCCTCTGCTCAGTCTGTGTCCATCACCAACCACACCAGGGGGAAACTCAG CCTAGCATGGACTGCAGCCCAAGACTCCCCATTCTCTGTCTCACCCTCCTCATGGGACCTGGCTCCTATGAAGTCCACCTCATTCCGCGTGAACTATGACCCCAAGCAGATCAACACTCTTCACGAAGCACAACTTGAGTGCTTTGCATATTTTAAG GAAAATCATCACCTAGAGGGGCAACTGCTGTGTCCACCCTGGTCTGTGACTGTCAGAATCATAGGTCACTCCTTTCAGCCAGGCAAAGAGCATTTTGCCCCACGCTGCTCACTAAAGCCCCATCGAGTG GTATTCCCAGCTCTCAGTGTTCTTTCCTATCGGACAGTCCTTCTCCAGAATTGTGGCGAGCTCCCCCTCACTTTCTGTCTGGACCATACCTCAAACTCTGCTCTGGCAGATTCGGTCTCTGTAGCGCCCAGCTGTGGATTGATCCAGCCTTTGAATCACCAAATCCTCACCCTCAGGACAATTCCCTCAGAAGACAATCCCAAACAGGAGCTCAGTTTACGCCTCCAGCTCAATGCATCAAAACACACTCAG GAACTGGTTGTAGTCAGTGTGGTGGAAAAGATGCGTGTGTCCCTGGAAGGAGACGGCAGTTTGTATTTCCAGCCGACAGCTGTGGGCTCACAGACTCAGCGCTCTCACCACATCAGGAACCTCAGCAGCCTACCTCTACG TTTCAAATGGAGCATTTCAGAGCCAGACCAGGAGCTTATCTGTGTTGAACCAGATGCTGGGGAACTGCAGCCAAATGAGCGCTCA GTTCAGATCTGGTCCTTCAGccccctggaggaaaaaaaatacacacttaaAGCTACTCTCACCTTCTGGCCAATCCAATCACCTGGATCAAGCAGATCTCACCTCCCCCTTAAAGTGGTTGGAATGGGCTCTAAAGGCTTCTTAAAG GCAAAGACAGAAGTTCTGGATGTTGGGGAGATACTGGTCGGAGGCTATCGCTCAATTGAGGTTCCTCTGGTGAACAGCAGTCCTTGTCCTGTCTCATttcgtctctctgtgcagcagacTCTTCTGGATGAGGAATCCATTCATGACATCCAGACTGTGCCAAAAG ACCTAAAGCTGGACCATGAGAGGGGAACAGTGTCCTCACACTCGACAATGCCCCTTCAACTCACTGTGAGACCTCACAAACGAGCCCAGTACCAGTGGATCATCAGCTACCAGACACTGAGTGCCAGTG GAAATGTGTTATCCCCCACCCAAGCAGTGTGCCAAGTGCTTGCCAAGGGTGTATTTCCCACTCTAAAGGTTATTGATGTGTGCAGTGGCGGCATTGCAGAAAGACTCAGCAAGGTGCATCTGTGGAAACTCTTCTCACTTGACAGATTCAATGAGCACCTGCTTTCCAACCCCTCCTCTGTAGAGCTCACTTACAGGACCCCTACCAGGCACAG TACGcgctcctctccctccatcttcaCTCAAACATTGATGGATTTCAACTTCAGTGCTGCTCCCCTGCATTCAGACCCTTCAACTTTTATGTTAATGTTCCATAACCCCGGCTCCCTCCCTGTGGATTG GGCCTTCTTGTTTCCAGAGGACCAACAGATAGAGCTGGAATACTGGGCTGAGACAGGAGAGTTTAGCAACACTGAGCTGTACCAGATGAAG GTTCAGGACAATCGTTTGTTCAGCATTTCTCCTTCCTCTGGAACTTTGCTCCctggccagcagagggcagtatGCCTCAGCTACAG CCATGACTTTGCTGGGACTGATCGatttcctgttgtgttcaaaattTCTCATGGTAGAGAAATCCTG CTGAACTTTCAGGGGGTGACAACGGAAACAGACAGACCATATCTCCACTTTAGCTCCAAACGACATGTCTTCACTTCTGTAACAATTGGGGACTGTAATCCTCCAAGACAG GTGTATGAACTACACAACGGTGGTGCAGTGCCAGTCCATTATGAGGTGGACAGAACAATCTTACTACAGCTACAGGTGGACAACTTCAACCATCCATTGCTGTGCTGCCTCAATCCAGAGGACGTAGTCCAACCAGGAGAGACAGCCATGCTAGAGTGGATTTTCTTTCCATTAGAGGCTAAGGTGTACCAC atGGATATTCTTATACATGTTCAAGATGGAGACTCCACACTGGTGAGGTTTGAAGGATGTGGTTTAAATCCTCCAACACTGTGCTCTACAAACCGATTGAAGTTCAATGACAGTAGAAATTCTGAGCTCTGTGTCCATAGGCTGCCCTTCCCGGGTCAG gtggtaTTCCTGTCTGAGAACAGTGTATCTCTGGGAAACATACTTGTTGGTTCACGATCTTCAAGAATGCTCTGCCTGACCAATGTGACCCATGCAGACACTGTCCACTATACATGGGACCAGCAGAGCAATCAGCAG GTGGTGCACATCCATCCAAAGCAAGGTATTTTGCATCCAGGTGAcagtgctgtttgttttcttaccttcaCCGCTACTGACTACCCCTCGGACTACCAGCTGGATGTCATCTGTCAG ATAATGCAGGAAGCTGCACTGATTCGTTACCAAGTTTCTCTGCAGCGttgggaggaagagaaagagagacagcgAGTTGAGTTCACAATTACAGACAAAGATCTTCTGGGATGTCAGATGGTACTAAAAGATAAG TTACAGGAACCTGTGGCAGCTTCAGTCAGAAAAGGGCCAGCGCTCAGGAAATACAAG ACTCTTCCAGCTATCTGTGCCAGAGCTGGTCGTCAAACAGAGGTTTGTAATAAGCTAACAAGAGCAGAGCGATGGCTGCAGCGAGAAGCGTCAAAAGTGTGGTGTCGCCCTGAAGCCCCCCAACCTTCTCTGCTGCATCTAGGCATTACAGCACGATCCCATGGGCTTCTGGACTACCTTACCCACTTCCCGGATCAGTGCAATGAGCA ATGCCGTCAGTTGGTGATGCCTCACACATCTGAAACGACTGGCCTGTCCTCAGTGACACATGGCCCTGACAGTGAAGTCATCATGGAAGTTCTCACCTCTGTGCTCAG GGACATCCTTGATGACTCAGCCTTCACCCAGTCTCTGATCCCCTTGGCATCCAAGCCTAATACATACCGCCTTCCAGAAACGACTCCCTCACAACCCTCCCTCCCTTCACTGCCCCGTCCAACATCTGCACCTCACCCTCAGGTTACATCGAGTGTGACAATGGCTGTGCAGCAAGAACAGCACAACCCAGTGGACAGTCAGTGCACCGCAGGAGGTTCAGCAAAAAGGCCCCAAACAGAAACCGCACTGCACAGGAGTCATgtgcctgctgacatcagtgaAGACGTGCTGCTAAACACCATCCAGAACCTGATGATGGAAGCTGTCAGAGGAGAGCTTGTACTTACAGCACACCCCCGCTCTGTTAATCTGCCACCTGTTTCACCCAGGTGA